In Quercus lobata isolate SW786 chromosome 12, ValleyOak3.0 Primary Assembly, whole genome shotgun sequence, a genomic segment contains:
- the LOC115969910 gene encoding cryptochrome-1 isoform X1, with protein sequence MSGGGCSIVWFRRDLRLEDNPALQAGVRAGAVVAVFIWAPEEEGHYYPGRVSRWWLNHSLAHLDSSLRSLGTSLITKRSTDTISSLLEVVKSTGASQLFFNHLYDPLSLVRDHRAKEVLTAQGIAVRSFNADLLYEPWDVNDAHGRPFTTFAAFWERCLSMPYDPESPLLPPMRIVSGDVSRCPSDALVFEDESEKGSNALLARAWSPGWSNADKTLTTFINGPLIEYSKNRRKADSNTTSLLSPHLHFGEVSVRKVFHLVRIKQVLWANEGNQAGEESVNLFLKSIGLREYSRYFCFNHPYSHERPLLGHLKYFPWVVNEGYFKAWRQGRTGYPLVDAGMRELWATGWLHDRIRVVVSSFFVKVLQLPWRWGMKYFWDTLLDADLESDALGWQYISGTLPDGREFDRIDNPQFEGYKFDPHGEYVRRWLPELARIPTEWIHHPWNAPEPVLQAAGIELGSNYPLPIVGIDAAKARLQEALSETWQQEAASRAVIENGTEEGLGDSSESTPIAFPQDIQMAENHEPVRNNPPTTIRRYEDQMVPSMTSSLVRVEEEEPSLDIQNLAADSRAEVPTDGHVNQEATRNTLNPAVVQNVHSHNLPQFNTPIVLRNAAEDSTAESSSSIRRERDGGVVPVWSPSTSSYSEQFVGDENGIGTSSSYLQRHPQSHQIVNWRRLSQTG encoded by the exons atgTCAGGTGGTGGGTGTAGCATAGTATGGTTTAGAAGAGATCTGAGACTAGAAGACAACCCAGCTTTACAAGCTGGAGTGAGAGCAGGTGCTGTGGTTGCTGTTTTCATATGGGCACCTGAAGAGGAAGGCCACTACTACCCTGGAAGAGTTTCAAGGTGGTGGCTTAATCACAGTTTGGCTCACCTTGATTCCTCTTTGAGAAGCCTTGGCACTTCTCTCATCACCAAAAGATCCACTGACACTATTTCTTCTCTACTTGAGGTTGTTAAGTCCACCGGTGCTAGTCAACTCTTCTTCAACCACTTATATG ATCCTTTGTCACTTGTTAGGGATCACCGTGCAAAGGAGGTTTTAACAGCTCAAGGCATAGCTGTTCGTTCCTTCAATGCGGATTTGCTCTATGAACCTTGGGATGTTAATGATGCCCATGGCCGCCCATTCACAACTTTTGCTGCCTTTTGGGAAAGATGCCTCAGCATGCCTTATGACCCGGAGTCTCCACTTCTTCCACCCATGAGGATAGTTTCAG GTGATGTATCAAGGTGCCCTTCTGATGCATTAGTGTTTGAGGATGAATCAGAGAAGGGAAGCAATGCACTCCTTGCTCGAGCATGGTCACCTGGGTGGAGCAATGCTGATAAGACTCTGACTACATTCATCAATGGACCATTAATAGAGTATTCTAAAAATCGCAGAAAAGCTGATAGCAATACAACCTCACTTCTCTCTCCCCACTTGCATTTTGGGGAGGTGAGTGTGAGAAAAGTATTTCATCTTGTCCGTATCAAGCAGGTTCTGTGGGCCAATGAAGGCAACCAGGCTGGGGAAGAGAGTGTCAACTTGTTTCTGAAATCTATTGGTCTTAGAGAATATTCTAGGTACTTTTGTTTTAACCATCCATATAGTCACGAAAGGCCTCTTCTTGGGCACCTTAAGTACTTCCCTTGGGTCGTGAATGAAGGTTATTTTAAGGCATGGAGACAAGGTAGAACTGGTTATCCATTGGTGGATGCTGGCATGAGAGAGTTATGGGCCACTGGCTGGCTGCATGATCGAATACGAGTAGTGGTTTCTAGTTTTTTTGTGAAGGTTCTGCAACTTCCATGGAGATGGGGAATGAAGTATTTCTGGGATACACTCTTAGATGCAGATCTTGAGAGTGATGCTCTTGGTTGGCAGTATATATCTGGGACTCTTCCTGATGGCCGTGAATTTGACCGCATAGATAATCCACAG TTTGAGGGTTACAAGTTCGACCCTCATGGAGAATATGTACGACGTTGGCTTCCTGAACTTGCTAGGATACCAACTGAATGGATACACCACCCATGGAATGCACCAGAACCTGTCCTCCAAGCTGCTGGAATTGAGCTGGGGTCAAACTACCCTCTTCCTATTGTAGGGATAGATGCAGCAAAAGCCAGGTTGCAAGAAGCACTATCAGAGACGTGGCAACAAGAAGCAGCTTCAAGAGCTGTAATTGAAAATGGAACTGAGGAAGGGCTTGGAGACTCCTCTGAATCAACCCCAATTGCCTTTCCTCAAGATATACAAATGGCAGAGAATCATGAACCAGTGAGGAACAACCCCCCTACCACAATTCGGCGTTATGAGGATCAGATGGTCCCAAGCATGACTTCTTCTTTGGTGAGAGTGGAAGAggaagaaccttctttggataTTCAAAATTTGGCAGCAGATAGCAGAGCTGAAGTCCCAACCGATGGACATGTAAATCAAGAAGCAACAAGAAACACATTAAACCCAGCAGTTGTTCAGAATGTTCATAGCCACAATCTTCCACAATTTAATACTCCAATAGTGCTGAGGAATGCTGCAGAAGACTCCACAGCAGAATCATCTAGTAGTATTAGGAGAGAGAGGGATGGGGGTGTAGTTCCAGTTTGGTCTCCTTCAACCTCTAGTTACTCAGAGCAGTTTGTAGGTGATGAAAATGGTATTGGAACTAGTTCATCGTACTTGCAGAGGCATCCTCAGTCTCACCAAATAGTTAATTGGAGGCGGCTATCTCAAACTGG GTAG
- the LOC115969910 gene encoding cryptochrome-1 isoform X2 — protein sequence MSGGGCSIVWFRRDLRLEDNPALQAGVRAGAVVAVFIWAPEEEGHYYPGRVSRWWLNHSLAHLDSSLRSLGTSLITKRSTDTISSLLEVVKSTGASQLFFNHLYDPLSLVRDHRAKEVLTAQGIAVRSFNADLLYEPWDVNDAHGRPFTTFAAFWERCLSMPYDPESPLLPPMRIVSGDVSRCPSDALVFEDESEKGSNALLARAWSPGWSNADKTLTTFINGPLIEYSKNRRKADSNTTSLLSPHLHFGEVSVRKVFHLVRIKQVLWANEGNQAGEESVNLFLKSIGLREYSRYFCFNHPYSHERPLLGHLKYFPWVVNEGYFKAWRQGRTGYPLVDAGMRELWATGWLHDRIRVVVSSFFVKVLQLPWRWGMKYFWDTLLDADLESDALGWQYISGTLPDGREFDRIDNPQFEGYKFDPHGEYVRRWLPELARIPTEWIHHPWNAPEPVLQAAGIELGSNYPLPIVGIDAAKARLQEALSETWQQEAASRAVIENGTEEGLGDSSESTPIAFPQDIQMAENHEPVRNNPPTTIRRYEDQMVPSMTSSLVRVEEEEPSLDIQNLAADSRAEVPTDGHVNQEATRNTLNPAVVQNVHSHNLPQFNTPIVLRNAAEDSTAESSSSIRRERDGGVVPVWSPSTSSYSEQFVGDENGIGTSSSYLQRHPQSHQIVNWRRLSQTG from the exons atgTCAGGTGGTGGGTGTAGCATAGTATGGTTTAGAAGAGATCTGAGACTAGAAGACAACCCAGCTTTACAAGCTGGAGTGAGAGCAGGTGCTGTGGTTGCTGTTTTCATATGGGCACCTGAAGAGGAAGGCCACTACTACCCTGGAAGAGTTTCAAGGTGGTGGCTTAATCACAGTTTGGCTCACCTTGATTCCTCTTTGAGAAGCCTTGGCACTTCTCTCATCACCAAAAGATCCACTGACACTATTTCTTCTCTACTTGAGGTTGTTAAGTCCACCGGTGCTAGTCAACTCTTCTTCAACCACTTATATG ATCCTTTGTCACTTGTTAGGGATCACCGTGCAAAGGAGGTTTTAACAGCTCAAGGCATAGCTGTTCGTTCCTTCAATGCGGATTTGCTCTATGAACCTTGGGATGTTAATGATGCCCATGGCCGCCCATTCACAACTTTTGCTGCCTTTTGGGAAAGATGCCTCAGCATGCCTTATGACCCGGAGTCTCCACTTCTTCCACCCATGAGGATAGTTTCAG GTGATGTATCAAGGTGCCCTTCTGATGCATTAGTGTTTGAGGATGAATCAGAGAAGGGAAGCAATGCACTCCTTGCTCGAGCATGGTCACCTGGGTGGAGCAATGCTGATAAGACTCTGACTACATTCATCAATGGACCATTAATAGAGTATTCTAAAAATCGCAGAAAAGCTGATAGCAATACAACCTCACTTCTCTCTCCCCACTTGCATTTTGGGGAGGTGAGTGTGAGAAAAGTATTTCATCTTGTCCGTATCAAGCAGGTTCTGTGGGCCAATGAAGGCAACCAGGCTGGGGAAGAGAGTGTCAACTTGTTTCTGAAATCTATTGGTCTTAGAGAATATTCTAGGTACTTTTGTTTTAACCATCCATATAGTCACGAAAGGCCTCTTCTTGGGCACCTTAAGTACTTCCCTTGGGTCGTGAATGAAGGTTATTTTAAGGCATGGAGACAAGGTAGAACTGGTTATCCATTGGTGGATGCTGGCATGAGAGAGTTATGGGCCACTGGCTGGCTGCATGATCGAATACGAGTAGTGGTTTCTAGTTTTTTTGTGAAGGTTCTGCAACTTCCATGGAGATGGGGAATGAAGTATTTCTGGGATACACTCTTAGATGCAGATCTTGAGAGTGATGCTCTTGGTTGGCAGTATATATCTGGGACTCTTCCTGATGGCCGTGAATTTGACCGCATAGATAATCCACAG TTTGAGGGTTACAAGTTCGACCCTCATGGAGAATATGTACGACGTTGGCTTCCTGAACTTGCTAGGATACCAACTGAATGGATACACCACCCATGGAATGCACCAGAACCTGTCCTCCAAGCTGCTGGAATTGAGCTGGGGTCAAACTACCCTCTTCCTATTGTAGGGATAGATGCAGCAAAAGCCAGGTTGCAAGAAGCACTATCAGAGACGTGGCAACAAGAAGCAGCTTCAAGAGCTGTAATTGAAAATGGAACTGAGGAAGGGCTTGGAGACTCCTCTGAATCAACCCCAATTGCCTTTCCTCAAGATATACAAATGGCAGAGAATCATGAACCAGTGAGGAACAACCCCCCTACCACAATTCGGCGTTATGAGGATCAGATGGTCCCAAGCATGACTTCTTCTTTGGTGAGAGTGGAAGAggaagaaccttctttggataTTCAAAATTTGGCAGCAGATAGCAGAGCTGAAGTCCCAACCGATGGACATGTAAATCAAGAAGCAACAAGAAACACATTAAACCCAGCAGTTGTTCAGAATGTTCATAGCCACAATCTTCCACAATTTAATACTCCAATAGTGCTGAGGAATGCTGCAGAAGACTCCACAGCAGAATCATCTAGTAGTATTAGGAGAGAGAGGGATGGGGGTGTAGTTCCAGTTTGGTCTCCTTCAACCTCTAGTTACTCAGAGCAGTTTGTAGGTGATGAAAATGGTATTGGAACTAGTTCATCGTACTTGCAGAGGCATCCTCAGTCTCACCAAATAGTTAATTGGAGGCGGCTATCTCAAACTGGGTAA